One window of Burkholderia thailandensis E264 genomic DNA carries:
- a CDS encoding carbon-nitrogen hydrolase family protein: MTDRHASASPFPVAALQMVSTPDRERNLAEAGRLIADAADAGARLVLLPEYFCFMGHQDTDKLALAEAYRDGPIQRFLAERAKAHGVWVIGGTLPLSAPEPSRVLNTTLVFDPQGREAARYDKIHLFNFEKGDESFDEARTIRPGDAVRTFDAPFGRVGLSVCYDLRFPELYRRMGDCAMIVVPSAFTYTTGRAHWETLLRARAVENQCYVLAAAQGGKHENGRRTWGHSMLVDPWGEVVAVRDEGAGVVAGEIDPARIADVRQSLPAWRHRVLA; this comes from the coding sequence ATGACCGATCGCCATGCTTCAGCCTCGCCGTTCCCGGTTGCCGCGCTGCAGATGGTCAGCACGCCCGATCGCGAGCGCAATCTCGCCGAAGCCGGCCGGCTGATCGCCGACGCGGCGGATGCGGGCGCGCGGCTCGTGCTGCTGCCCGAGTACTTCTGCTTCATGGGCCACCAGGACACCGACAAGCTCGCGCTCGCGGAAGCCTACCGGGACGGCCCGATCCAGCGCTTTCTCGCCGAGCGCGCGAAGGCGCACGGCGTCTGGGTGATCGGCGGCACGCTGCCGCTCTCGGCGCCCGAGCCGTCGCGCGTGCTGAACACGACGCTCGTGTTCGATCCGCAAGGCCGCGAGGCCGCCCGCTACGACAAGATCCACCTGTTCAACTTCGAGAAGGGCGACGAATCGTTCGACGAGGCGCGCACGATCCGTCCGGGCGACGCGGTGCGCACGTTCGACGCGCCGTTCGGCCGGGTCGGGCTGTCGGTCTGCTACGATCTGCGCTTTCCGGAGCTGTACCGGCGGATGGGCGACTGCGCGATGATCGTCGTGCCGTCGGCGTTCACGTACACGACGGGCCGCGCGCACTGGGAGACGCTGCTGCGCGCGCGCGCGGTCGAGAACCAGTGCTACGTGCTCGCCGCCGCGCAAGGCGGCAAGCACGAGAACGGCCGCCGCACGTGGGGCCACAGCATGCTCGTCGACCCGTGGGGCGAAGTCGTCGCGGTGCGCGACGAAGGCGCGGGCGTCGTCGCGGGCGAAATCGATCCCGCGCGGATCGCCGACGTGCGGCAGAGCCTGCCCGCGTGGCGGCACCGCGTGCTCGCGTGA
- a CDS encoding YhdP family protein, producing MSDRQDSAATTEAGPPQHHHPVLRRVFKGVLAIAIAAYFIAAAAFLGLRYLLLPRIDEYRPRIEAFVSQKLHAELRIGRLAPHWSGMQPGVDISNLTIRGRDGRVALSVPHATAALSWRSLARFAPTLSSLVVDDPDLLTERHADGSLFVAGVAVPTTKTGADDTFSAWLLKQEAIVLRGGTLRWRDAQHDAPELALKGIRIAVLNDGIVHRIALQAPANGTLFHGPLDFRARFVHKALAPIGKPSNWTGDAYLSTGPVDLPTLARYVNIRLTAYAGRIDNAIWAHFGDGHLYSAGGELRGYDVALRVRPTQPRLDIPVARFGWDLAIDPKRDYTLHLSRLHAELGQPPLSDGTPLSRALALHTLTARYRVPSVDEGQLLSVSGDRVDLGILAEFIRGLPLPARLRNELVRFDPRGLVANYAIEVERAKPASPEFVDEERRSGTAPIIRYRFQGDLQGISFEAQEPPPGLSPHGHPRAGIPGVENLWGHVDANEKGGAARFDTVGAAVTVPGVFDEPRLAFDKLRGRANWTITPAPGERHARVDVAVPEFYVENADAAIAVAGSYTNPGHGRGSLDLKADFERAAVARITRYLPTSLSDHLRLYLGHALQAGQVRKGATIVAKGPLETFPYEHDPKAGVFHIVAPFTGGTFEPTPQPPRTLANGTPNVWPALDGIDGVFELEQNRLRFDIDRARYKGVALAKVTGRIDDLGNPTHSPLVIEGRAHGPLADLLDYANHSAVAGMTGHIGNLVRAQGPATLALKLTIPQHVAHPHVGVDGALGFAGNTLEADGVPPVTRLRGNVRFTQHTASIDRLTARFLGGDVRARGALSETGRYAFDVDGRLSLDAARGLNLRGAAAAALERVVGDAPYRLAVHGAKGGLPDITANSDLTGVALDFPAPFAKPAGTPMPFSFVLAPDPQASGKPLERADLTLGPLAATYLLDVERGQPVRAVRGALGMNRMPDMPQEGVSAAIDAQELDADAWQAFAQGFGKSPAAREKPAASPVDLASFAPKRFALHFGTLKLLKRNWENVIVGASHVDDLWQANVASNQVSGYLSWAPGGGPTGAGVLSARLAKLVIPESAEHDLVGRAIDLPTPTNRAMPAIDLVVDQVVARGHDIGRLEVDARNIDENGIPVWQLDKLELANPAAKLTATANWRTSRRALARGVEENDAPRRTVFDFTLAIDDAGALLEHVGLPRTVESGRGTLSGKVAWRGGPTAIDYPTLNGRLSLDLAHGQILKVDPGAAKLLGVLSLQSLARFMTLDFRDVIGKGLPFETITGTGRIDNGIARTQDFEMKTSPAKVTVTGQVDLAHETQDLNAHVAPKVSASAAAIGAAIINPFLGLGVLAANLALSQTLAHAFAVDYAITGSWAHPHIERVGGDRGKMNFAPAAVEH from the coding sequence ATGTCCGACCGTCAGGATTCCGCCGCAACGACCGAAGCCGGACCTCCGCAGCACCATCACCCGGTTCTGCGTCGCGTGTTCAAGGGCGTGCTGGCGATCGCGATCGCCGCGTACTTCATCGCGGCCGCCGCCTTCCTCGGGCTGCGCTACCTGCTGCTGCCCCGCATCGACGAGTACCGCCCGCGCATCGAGGCGTTCGTGTCGCAAAAGCTCCACGCCGAGCTGCGGATCGGCCGGCTCGCGCCGCACTGGTCAGGCATGCAGCCGGGCGTCGACATCAGCAACCTGACGATTCGCGGCCGCGACGGCCGCGTCGCGCTATCGGTTCCCCATGCGACGGCCGCGCTGTCGTGGCGCTCGCTCGCGCGCTTCGCGCCGACGCTGTCGAGCCTCGTCGTCGACGATCCGGACCTGCTGACCGAGCGCCACGCGGACGGCTCGCTGTTCGTCGCGGGCGTCGCGGTGCCGACGACGAAGACGGGCGCCGACGACACGTTCAGCGCGTGGCTGCTCAAGCAGGAGGCGATCGTGCTGCGCGGCGGCACGCTGCGCTGGCGCGACGCGCAGCACGACGCGCCCGAGCTCGCGCTCAAGGGCATCCGGATCGCGGTGCTCAACGACGGAATCGTCCACCGGATCGCGCTGCAGGCGCCCGCGAACGGCACGCTGTTCCACGGCCCGCTCGACTTTCGCGCGCGCTTCGTCCACAAGGCGCTCGCGCCGATCGGCAAGCCGTCGAACTGGACGGGCGACGCGTATCTGTCGACAGGCCCCGTCGACCTGCCGACGCTCGCGCGCTACGTGAACATCCGCCTCACCGCCTATGCGGGCCGGATCGACAACGCGATCTGGGCGCATTTCGGCGACGGCCACCTGTACAGCGCGGGCGGCGAGCTGCGCGGCTACGACGTCGCGCTGCGCGTGCGCCCGACGCAGCCGCGGCTCGACATTCCGGTCGCGCGCTTCGGCTGGGATCTCGCGATCGATCCGAAGCGCGACTACACGCTGCATCTGTCGCGGCTGCACGCGGAGCTCGGCCAGCCGCCGCTGTCGGACGGCACGCCGCTGTCTCGCGCGCTCGCGCTGCATACGCTCACCGCGCGCTACCGCGTGCCGAGCGTCGACGAAGGCCAGTTGCTGAGCGTATCCGGCGACCGCGTCGATCTCGGCATCCTCGCCGAATTCATCCGCGGGTTGCCGCTGCCGGCGCGGCTGCGCAACGAGCTCGTGCGCTTCGATCCGCGCGGGCTCGTCGCGAACTACGCGATCGAGGTCGAGCGCGCGAAGCCGGCGAGCCCCGAGTTCGTCGACGAGGAACGCCGGAGCGGCACCGCGCCCATCATCCGCTACCGGTTCCAGGGCGACTTGCAGGGGATCAGCTTCGAGGCGCAGGAGCCGCCGCCCGGGCTCTCGCCGCACGGCCATCCACGCGCGGGGATTCCGGGCGTCGAAAATCTGTGGGGCCACGTCGACGCCAACGAAAAAGGCGGCGCGGCGCGCTTCGACACGGTCGGCGCGGCCGTCACCGTGCCCGGCGTGTTCGACGAGCCGCGCCTCGCGTTCGACAAGCTGCGCGGCCGCGCGAACTGGACCATCACGCCCGCGCCGGGCGAGCGGCACGCGCGCGTCGACGTCGCGGTGCCCGAGTTCTACGTCGAGAACGCCGACGCAGCGATCGCGGTGGCGGGCAGTTACACGAACCCCGGCCACGGCCGCGGCTCGCTCGATCTGAAGGCCGACTTCGAGCGCGCCGCGGTCGCGCGGATCACCCGCTACCTGCCGACAAGCCTGTCCGATCACCTGCGCCTCTATCTCGGCCACGCGCTGCAGGCGGGCCAGGTGAGGAAAGGCGCGACGATCGTCGCGAAGGGCCCGCTCGAGACGTTCCCTTACGAGCACGATCCGAAGGCGGGCGTGTTCCACATCGTCGCGCCCTTCACGGGCGGCACGTTCGAGCCGACGCCGCAGCCGCCGCGCACGCTCGCGAACGGCACGCCGAACGTGTGGCCCGCGCTCGACGGCATCGACGGCGTGTTCGAGCTCGAGCAGAACCGGCTGCGCTTCGACATCGACCGCGCGCGCTACAAGGGCGTCGCGCTCGCGAAGGTGACGGGGCGCATCGACGATCTCGGCAACCCGACGCATTCGCCGCTCGTGATCGAGGGCCGCGCGCACGGCCCGCTCGCCGACCTGCTCGACTACGCGAACCACAGCGCGGTCGCCGGGATGACGGGCCACATCGGCAACCTCGTGCGCGCGCAGGGCCCGGCGACGCTCGCGCTCAAGCTGACGATCCCGCAGCACGTCGCGCATCCGCACGTCGGCGTCGACGGCGCGCTCGGCTTCGCCGGCAACACGCTCGAGGCCGACGGCGTGCCGCCCGTCACGCGGCTGCGCGGCAACGTGCGGTTCACGCAGCACACGGCGAGCATCGACCGGCTCACCGCGCGCTTTCTCGGCGGCGACGTGCGCGCGCGCGGCGCGCTGTCGGAGACCGGCCGCTACGCGTTCGACGTCGACGGCCGGCTGTCGCTCGACGCCGCGCGCGGGCTGAACCTGCGCGGCGCGGCGGCGGCCGCGCTCGAGCGCGTGGTCGGCGACGCGCCGTACCGGCTCGCCGTGCACGGCGCCAAAGGCGGACTGCCCGACATCACCGCGAACTCGGATCTCACGGGCGTCGCGCTCGACTTCCCCGCGCCGTTCGCGAAGCCGGCCGGCACGCCGATGCCGTTCAGCTTCGTGCTCGCGCCCGATCCGCAGGCGAGCGGCAAGCCGCTCGAGCGGGCCGACCTGACGCTCGGCCCGCTCGCGGCGACCTACCTGCTCGACGTCGAGCGCGGGCAGCCGGTGCGCGCGGTGCGCGGCGCGCTCGGCATGAACCGGATGCCCGACATGCCGCAGGAAGGCGTGAGCGCGGCGATCGACGCGCAAGAGCTCGACGCCGACGCATGGCAGGCGTTCGCGCAGGGCTTCGGCAAGTCGCCCGCGGCGCGCGAGAAGCCGGCCGCGTCGCCCGTCGATCTCGCGAGCTTCGCGCCGAAGCGCTTCGCGCTGCACTTCGGCACGCTGAAGCTGCTCAAGCGCAACTGGGAGAACGTGATCGTCGGCGCATCGCACGTCGACGACCTCTGGCAGGCGAACGTCGCGTCGAACCAGGTGTCGGGCTACCTGTCCTGGGCGCCCGGCGGCGGCCCGACGGGCGCGGGCGTGCTGAGCGCGCGGCTCGCGAAGCTCGTGATTCCCGAGAGCGCCGAGCACGATCTCGTCGGCCGCGCGATCGATCTGCCGACGCCCACCAACCGTGCGATGCCGGCGATCGATCTCGTCGTCGACCAGGTGGTCGCGCGCGGCCACGACATCGGCCGGCTCGAGGTCGACGCGCGCAACATCGACGAGAACGGCATCCCCGTCTGGCAGCTCGACAAGCTCGAGCTCGCGAACCCGGCCGCGAAACTCACCGCGACCGCGAACTGGCGCACGTCGCGGCGCGCGCTCGCGCGCGGCGTCGAAGAGAACGACGCGCCGCGCCGCACGGTGTTCGACTTCACGCTCGCGATCGACGACGCGGGCGCCCTGCTCGAGCACGTCGGCCTGCCGCGCACGGTCGAGAGCGGGCGCGGCACGCTGTCGGGCAAGGTCGCGTGGCGCGGCGGCCCGACCGCGATCGACTATCCGACGCTGAACGGCCGTCTGTCGCTCGACCTCGCGCACGGCCAGATCCTGAAGGTCGACCCGGGCGCGGCGAAGCTGCTCGGCGTGCTGAGCCTGCAAAGCCTCGCGCGCTTCATGACGCTCGATTTCCGCGACGTGATCGGCAAGGGCCTGCCGTTCGAGACGATCACGGGCACGGGCAGGATCGACAACGGCATCGCGCGCACGCAGGACTTCGAGATGAAGACATCGCCCGCGAAGGTGACGGTGACGGGCCAGGTCGATCTCGCGCACGAGACGCAGGACCTGAACGCGCACGTCGCGCCGAAGGTGAGCGCGAGCGCGGCCGCGATCGGCGCGGCGATCATCAATCCGTTTCTCGGCTTGGGCGTGCTCGCCGCGAACCTCGCGCTGTCGCAGACGCTCGCGCACGCGTTCGCGGTGGACTACGCGATCACCGGTTCGTGGGCGCATCCGCACATCGAGCGTGTCGGCGGCGATCGGGGTAAGATGAACTTCGCGCCCGCGGCCGTCGAGCACTGA
- the glnE gene encoding bifunctional [glutamate--ammonia ligase]-adenylyl-L-tyrosine phosphorylase/[glutamate--ammonia-ligase] adenylyltransferase, with product MTDATDLLSLSYSHYLARAAAARPALAERIAAWAAAPVARAALDARLDELLAQSGPSPSEDALKKALRQLRGEAFGALAERDLSGRADVAEVTGTMTDLAEAAIQRAVALLAAELEAQYGEPRGPSGERLALGVVGMGKLGGRELNVSSDVDLIFVYEDDGETAGGARAPISVHEFFTRLGRRLIGVLSEATADGYVFRVDMRLRPNGDSGPLVCSLGMLEEYFYVQGREWERYAWIKGRLVTECESAAARRLAQQLDAIVKPFVYRRYLDFGVIGAIRSLHEQIRQEARRRATMRPDKADDIKLGRGGIREIEFSAQVFQLIRGGQDAGFRVQPTLAVLRHASASGLIAEEVRAGLTDAYLFLRTLEHRLQYRNDAQTHAMPVDPAERAALAASLGFADYAALIAQLDRHRAFVEAQFDQVFADKAGGGARREDEQAAGCIWSSALADDGADDALVGRLAELGFADPAAVLARLQAVWRSSRYAGLPESSRVRFDRVAHRALEAAPGIDAAHRDETVVRCFELLETVGRRGAYLALLTEYPAALRRVLSVLGATRWGGDYLIRHPQLLDELLDDEAIDSPFDWPAFKDALRRRLAAADGAEHQMDLLRHAHQAEVFRILLLDLAGRLSVEHVSDRLSELADAMLDVTIEVVWSQLAKRHRDTPCFAAIAYGKLGGKELGYASDLDLIFLYDDPDERAADVYTTFARRLITWLTTATGAGTLFDIDLRLRPNGEAGLLVTDLDAFRRYQLREGDAANTAWVWEHQALTRARYSAGDARIGAAFEAIRVQVLTTPRDAAVLAKEIVEMREKVLAGHPNTTELFDLKHDRGGMVDIEFVVQYWVLLHAAQQPEMIRNTGNIALLREVSRFGLMSEAEAETVGAAYRTYRKLQHRLRLDGMEKARVEPERVAAERRAVVALWERAFGA from the coding sequence ATGACCGACGCCACCGATCTGCTGTCCCTGTCCTATTCGCACTATCTCGCGCGCGCGGCTGCGGCGCGGCCGGCGCTCGCCGAGCGCATCGCCGCGTGGGCGGCCGCGCCCGTCGCGCGCGCGGCGCTCGACGCGCGCCTCGACGAACTGCTCGCGCAAAGCGGCCCGTCGCCGTCCGAGGACGCGCTAAAAAAGGCGCTGCGGCAGCTGCGGGGCGAGGCGTTCGGCGCGCTCGCCGAGCGCGACCTGTCGGGGCGCGCGGACGTGGCCGAAGTCACCGGCACGATGACCGACCTCGCCGAGGCGGCGATCCAGCGCGCGGTCGCGCTGCTCGCCGCGGAGCTCGAGGCGCAGTACGGCGAGCCGCGCGGCCCGTCGGGCGAGCGTCTCGCGCTCGGCGTGGTCGGCATGGGCAAGCTCGGCGGCCGCGAGCTGAACGTATCGTCGGACGTCGATCTGATCTTCGTCTACGAGGACGACGGCGAGACGGCGGGCGGCGCGCGCGCGCCGATTTCCGTGCACGAGTTCTTCACGCGGCTCGGCCGGCGCCTGATCGGCGTGCTGTCCGAGGCGACGGCCGACGGCTACGTGTTTCGCGTCGACATGCGGCTGCGCCCGAACGGCGATTCCGGCCCGCTCGTCTGCAGCCTCGGGATGCTGGAGGAATATTTCTACGTGCAGGGGCGTGAATGGGAGCGCTACGCGTGGATCAAGGGCAGGCTCGTGACCGAGTGCGAGAGCGCCGCCGCGCGCCGCCTCGCGCAGCAGCTCGATGCGATCGTCAAGCCGTTCGTCTACCGGCGCTATCTCGATTTCGGCGTGATCGGCGCGATCCGCTCGCTGCACGAGCAGATTCGCCAGGAGGCGCGGCGGCGCGCGACGATGCGGCCCGACAAGGCCGACGACATCAAGCTCGGCCGCGGCGGAATCCGCGAGATCGAGTTCAGCGCGCAGGTGTTCCAGCTGATCCGCGGCGGGCAGGACGCGGGCTTTCGCGTGCAGCCGACGCTCGCCGTGCTGCGCCATGCGAGCGCGAGCGGGCTGATCGCCGAGGAAGTGCGCGCGGGGCTGACGGATGCCTATCTGTTCCTGCGCACGCTCGAGCACCGGCTGCAATACCGCAACGACGCGCAGACGCACGCGATGCCCGTCGATCCGGCCGAGCGCGCGGCGCTCGCCGCGTCGCTCGGCTTCGCCGATTACGCGGCGCTGATCGCCCAGCTCGACCGGCATCGCGCGTTCGTCGAGGCGCAGTTCGATCAGGTGTTCGCCGACAAGGCGGGCGGCGGCGCGCGGCGCGAGGACGAACAGGCGGCGGGCTGCATCTGGAGCAGCGCGCTCGCCGACGACGGCGCCGACGACGCGCTCGTCGGGCGACTGGCCGAGCTCGGCTTCGCCGATCCGGCGGCCGTGCTCGCGCGGCTGCAGGCGGTGTGGCGCTCGTCGCGCTACGCGGGGCTGCCGGAATCGAGCCGCGTGCGTTTCGACCGGGTCGCGCATCGCGCGCTCGAGGCGGCGCCCGGCATCGACGCCGCGCATCGCGACGAGACCGTCGTGCGCTGCTTCGAGTTGCTCGAGACGGTTGGCCGGCGCGGGGCGTATCTCGCGCTCCTGACCGAATATCCGGCCGCGCTGCGGCGCGTGCTGTCGGTGCTCGGCGCGACGCGCTGGGGCGGCGATTATCTGATTCGGCATCCGCAACTGCTCGACGAACTGCTCGACGACGAGGCGATCGACAGCCCGTTCGACTGGCCGGCGTTCAAGGACGCGCTGCGCCGGCGGCTCGCGGCCGCCGACGGCGCCGAGCATCAGATGGACCTGCTGCGCCACGCGCATCAGGCCGAGGTGTTCCGGATCCTGCTGCTCGATCTGGCCGGCCGGCTGTCGGTCGAGCACGTGAGCGACCGCCTGTCGGAGCTCGCCGACGCGATGCTCGACGTGACGATCGAAGTCGTCTGGTCGCAACTCGCGAAGCGCCATCGCGACACGCCGTGCTTCGCGGCGATCGCGTACGGCAAGCTGGGCGGCAAGGAGCTCGGCTACGCGTCCGATCTCGATCTGATCTTCCTGTACGACGATCCGGACGAGCGCGCGGCCGACGTCTACACGACGTTCGCGCGCCGTCTGATCACATGGCTCACGACCGCGACGGGCGCGGGCACGCTGTTCGACATCGATTTGCGGCTGCGGCCGAACGGCGAGGCGGGCCTGCTCGTCACCGATCTCGATGCGTTCCGCCGCTACCAGCTGCGCGAGGGCGACGCGGCGAACACCGCGTGGGTCTGGGAGCATCAGGCGCTCACGCGCGCGCGCTACAGCGCGGGCGACGCGCGGATCGGCGCGGCGTTCGAGGCGATTCGCGTGCAGGTGCTGACGACGCCGCGCGACGCGGCGGTGCTCGCGAAGGAGATTGTCGAGATGCGCGAGAAGGTGCTTGCCGGGCACCCGAACACGACCGAGCTGTTCGACCTGAAGCACGACCGCGGCGGGATGGTCGACATCGAGTTCGTCGTCCAGTACTGGGTGCTGCTGCATGCGGCGCAGCAGCCGGAGATGATCCGCAACACCGGCAACATCGCGCTGCTGCGCGAGGTGTCGCGCTTCGGGCTGATGAGCGAGGCGGAGGCGGAGACGGTCGGCGCCGCGTACCGGACCTACCGGAAGCTCCAGCACCGGCTGCGGCTCGACGGGATGGAGAAGGCGCGCGTCGAGCCCGAGCGGGTCGCGGCCGAGCGGCGGGCCGTGGTCGCGTTGTGGGAGCGCGCGTTCGGCGCGTAG
- the recN gene encoding DNA repair protein RecN — translation MLRHLSIRDFVIVAALDLEFDSGFTVFSGETGAGKSILIDALALALGERADASVVRTGSGRADISAEFTPHDRVARWLDEHAFDADDTVMLRRVVDANGRSRAFINGTSATLAQLREVGEMLVDIHGQHAHQLLMRADAQRELFDTHAGLAADAAAVTRGYRAWRDATHAIDAAQAHERERQLEREKLAWQLAELDKLAPQPGEWDEISAEHKRLTHSANLIDGVQGALNAISESDDAMLTQLGAIVSKLRSLAEYDPALNDALASLEPAEIQLQEASYSLSHYAQRLDLDPDRLAQVETRLDALHSTARKFRLPPETLHGEHEARRAQLAELDAAADLSALQAIADRAKDAYLADAKKLSKARAQAAKALGAAVTTGMQELSMAGGSFEVALVPLAEGGAHGLEQVEFRVAGHAGVPLRPLAKVASGGELARISLALAVIASAASPTPTLIFDEVDTGIGGGVAEVVGRLLHQLGQMRQVLCVTHLPQVAARGDHHFQVAKGEDGEGGTVSTVVPLDRASRIEEVARMLGGLEITATTRKHAKEMLTA, via the coding sequence ATGCTCCGCCACCTCTCGATTCGCGATTTCGTCATCGTCGCCGCACTCGACCTGGAATTCGACAGCGGCTTCACCGTTTTCTCAGGCGAAACCGGCGCCGGCAAATCGATCCTGATCGACGCGCTCGCGCTCGCGCTCGGCGAGCGCGCCGACGCGAGCGTCGTGCGCACCGGCAGCGGCCGGGCCGACATCAGCGCCGAATTCACGCCGCACGACCGCGTCGCGCGCTGGCTCGACGAGCACGCGTTCGATGCCGACGACACGGTGATGCTGCGGCGCGTCGTCGACGCGAACGGCCGCTCGCGCGCATTCATCAACGGCACGAGCGCGACGCTCGCGCAGCTGCGCGAAGTGGGCGAGATGCTCGTCGACATCCACGGCCAGCATGCGCACCAGTTACTGATGCGCGCGGACGCGCAACGCGAGCTGTTCGACACGCACGCGGGGCTCGCGGCGGACGCGGCCGCGGTCACGCGCGGCTATCGCGCATGGCGCGACGCGACGCACGCGATCGACGCCGCGCAGGCGCACGAGCGCGAGCGCCAGCTCGAACGCGAAAAGCTCGCGTGGCAGCTCGCCGAGCTCGACAAGCTCGCGCCGCAGCCGGGCGAATGGGACGAGATCAGCGCCGAGCACAAGCGGCTCACGCATTCGGCAAACCTGATCGACGGCGTGCAGGGCGCGCTCAACGCGATCTCGGAATCCGACGACGCGATGCTCACGCAGTTGGGCGCGATCGTGTCGAAGTTGAGGAGCCTCGCCGAATACGATCCCGCGCTCAACGACGCGCTCGCGTCGCTCGAACCGGCCGAGATCCAGTTGCAGGAGGCGTCGTACTCGCTGTCGCACTATGCGCAGCGTCTCGACCTCGATCCGGACCGGCTCGCGCAGGTCGAGACGCGGCTCGACGCGCTGCATTCGACCGCGCGCAAGTTCCGGCTGCCGCCCGAGACGCTGCACGGCGAGCACGAGGCGCGCCGCGCGCAGCTCGCCGAGCTCGACGCCGCCGCCGACCTGAGCGCGCTGCAGGCGATCGCCGACAGGGCGAAGGACGCGTATCTCGCCGACGCGAAGAAGCTGTCGAAGGCGCGCGCGCAGGCGGCGAAAGCGCTCGGCGCGGCGGTGACGACGGGCATGCAGGAATTGTCGATGGCGGGCGGCAGCTTCGAGGTCGCGCTCGTGCCGCTCGCCGAAGGCGGCGCGCACGGGCTCGAGCAGGTCGAGTTCCGCGTCGCGGGTCATGCGGGCGTGCCGCTGCGGCCGCTCGCGAAGGTCGCCTCGGGCGGCGAGCTCGCGCGGATCAGCCTCGCGCTCGCGGTGATCGCGAGCGCGGCGAGCCCGACGCCGACGCTCATCTTCGACGAAGTCGACACGGGCATCGGCGGCGGCGTCGCCGAGGTGGTCGGGCGGCTGCTGCATCAGCTCGGCCAGATGCGGCAGGTGCTGTGCGTGACGCACCTGCCGCAGGTCGCCGCGCGCGGCGATCATCACTTCCAGGTCGCGAAGGGCGAGGACGGCGAAGGCGGCACCGTGTCGACGGTCGTGCCGCTCGATCGCGCGAGCCGGATCGAGGAAGTCGCGCGGATGCTGGGCGGCCTCGAGATCACCGCGACGACGCGCAAGCACGCGAAGGAAATGCTGACCGCGTGA
- a CDS encoding NAD kinase: MKIGHQFHTVALVGRSNTPGIAEPLASLAACIAKRGFEVVFEADTAQALGSTGYPALTPAEIGARADVAVVLGGDGTMLGIGRQLAPYKTPLIGINHGRLGFITDIPASDMQEVVPMMLAGSYEREERTLLEARIVRNNEPIYHALAFNDVVVNRSGFSGMAELRVSVDGRFMYNQRSDGLIVATPTGSTAYALSSQGPILHPQLQGIVLVPIAPHALSNRPIVLPDDSKIAIQIIGGRDVNVNFDMQSFTALELNDTIEVRRSKHTVPFLHPVGYSYYATLRKKLHWNEHPSNEEDDE; encoded by the coding sequence ATGAAAATCGGCCACCAATTCCATACCGTCGCGCTCGTCGGGCGCAGCAACACGCCCGGCATCGCCGAGCCGCTCGCGTCGCTCGCCGCGTGCATCGCGAAGCGCGGCTTCGAAGTCGTGTTCGAGGCGGACACCGCGCAGGCGCTCGGCAGCACCGGCTACCCGGCGCTCACGCCCGCCGAGATCGGCGCGCGCGCCGACGTCGCGGTCGTGCTGGGCGGCGACGGCACGATGCTCGGCATCGGCCGCCAGCTCGCGCCGTACAAGACGCCGCTCATCGGCATCAACCACGGCCGGCTCGGCTTCATCACCGACATCCCGGCGTCCGACATGCAGGAAGTCGTGCCGATGATGCTCGCGGGCAGCTACGAGCGCGAGGAGCGCACGCTGCTCGAGGCGCGGATCGTGCGCAACAACGAGCCGATCTACCACGCGCTCGCGTTCAACGACGTCGTCGTGAACCGCAGCGGCTTCTCCGGGATGGCCGAGCTGCGCGTGTCGGTCGACGGCCGATTCATGTACAACCAGCGCTCGGACGGCCTCATCGTCGCGACGCCGACGGGCTCGACCGCATACGCGCTGTCGTCGCAGGGGCCGATCCTGCATCCGCAGCTGCAGGGCATCGTGCTCGTGCCGATCGCGCCGCACGCGCTGTCGAACCGGCCGATCGTGCTGCCGGACGATTCGAAGATCGCGATCCAGATCATCGGCGGGCGCGACGTGAACGTGAACTTCGACATGCAGTCGTTCACCGCGCTCGAGTTGAACGACACGATCGAAGTGCGCCGCTCGAAGCACACGGTGCCGTTCCTGCACCCGGTCGGCTACAGCTATTACGCGACGCTGCGCAAGAAACTGCACTGGAACGAACACCCGTCGAACGAAGAAGACGACGAATAA